In Bosea sp. ANAM02, a single genomic region encodes these proteins:
- a CDS encoding HD domain-containing phosphohydrolase, translating into MSLLNPRDLIDDDEAFLPAIESAWAKIVGFDAVFPNSDLTGHSRRVARSAMAIARQVGFSQRDVFELGAACLMHDLGKLDVGTSILNKPGILTDIERAEMRRHAHYGFLALRGIPDLPAVFTLVARFHHESFDGKGYEGLQGDAIPAAARIVQIADVHDALCSRRVYKPGEPEGKIICAMIRPSRSGLGRAQFDPNFLRLFAKLRLADPDFAATAPERAEIEAFVATEPGLDQVYAQRDVATHELPDVADAAPSLRP; encoded by the coding sequence ATGAGCCTTCTGAACCCGCGCGACCTGATAGACGACGACGAAGCCTTCCTCCCGGCGATCGAAAGCGCCTGGGCGAAGATCGTCGGCTTCGACGCGGTGTTTCCCAATAGCGATCTCACCGGGCATTCCCGGCGCGTTGCCAGGAGCGCAATGGCGATCGCGCGCCAGGTCGGGTTCTCGCAGCGTGATGTGTTCGAACTGGGCGCCGCATGCCTGATGCACGATCTCGGAAAACTGGATGTTGGGACTTCCATCCTCAACAAGCCCGGCATCCTGACCGATATCGAGCGCGCCGAGATGCGCAGGCATGCGCACTATGGCTTCCTCGCCCTGCGTGGGATCCCCGATCTGCCGGCCGTCTTCACGCTCGTCGCGCGCTTTCACCATGAGAGCTTCGACGGCAAGGGCTATGAGGGGTTGCAGGGAGATGCGATTCCAGCTGCAGCCAGGATCGTTCAAATCGCGGACGTTCACGATGCTCTATGCTCTCGCCGGGTCTACAAGCCGGGCGAGCCGGAAGGGAAAATCATCTGTGCGATGATCCGGCCGTCACGAAGTGGGCTCGGGCGCGCTCAGTTCGACCCCAACTTCCTCCGCCTGTTCGCCAAGCTTCGGCTTGCTGACCCCGATTTCGCGGCGACGGCGCCGGAGCGCGCTGAGATCGAGGCTTTCGTTGCGACCGAGCCGGGGCTGGATCAGGTCTATGCGCAGCGGGATGTGGCCACGCACGAACTCCCTGACGTCGCGGACGCGGCGCCAAGCCTGAGGCCGTGA
- a CDS encoding ATPase, T2SS/T4P/T4SS family → MKADLVDLNFSDLYLRLDKDGQAIYRIGPNNEGKSGLAAVPDGHDSDLAAVRNAINDDGTNSGTVTYDEMRLRFVRMPTVEDQVWAAIRRIPLSPPTLDELGLHPDAVTMMRGFAARRGLVLVGGATGAGKTTTVFGALHDYLKIRGGVAITLEDPPELLLQGPVGAGICFQMGISETYTWQMAVMAALRSRPRYILIGEIRTPEAAQQALIASQSGHLVLTTAHGGSVEEAVETIIGLAEVRLGEQAARRLMAGNLLAAIHQWMGHYGPNLEVVQTKSGGTRAQDPVRSGIIDNRPDVLRQNLVKFTAPPPRAAAAE, encoded by the coding sequence ATGAAAGCTGATCTCGTCGACCTGAACTTCTCGGACCTCTATCTGCGCCTCGATAAGGACGGGCAGGCGATCTACCGGATCGGGCCCAACAACGAGGGCAAGTCGGGTCTGGCCGCTGTGCCGGATGGCCATGACAGCGATCTCGCAGCGGTCCGGAACGCGATCAATGACGACGGGACGAACTCCGGCACGGTCACGTACGACGAGATGAGGCTTCGCTTCGTGCGAATGCCCACCGTCGAGGATCAGGTTTGGGCGGCAATTCGTCGTATCCCTTTGTCACCCCCGACGCTCGACGAGCTTGGGCTGCATCCCGACGCGGTGACGATGATGCGCGGCTTCGCGGCCAGGCGAGGACTCGTGCTTGTTGGCGGCGCGACGGGCGCGGGAAAGACGACCACAGTTTTCGGGGCGCTCCACGACTATCTGAAGATCCGCGGAGGCGTCGCCATCACCCTGGAGGATCCGCCTGAGCTCCTGCTGCAGGGACCGGTCGGTGCCGGCATCTGCTTCCAGATGGGCATCTCGGAAACCTACACTTGGCAGATGGCGGTGATGGCCGCTCTCAGATCACGGCCGCGCTACATCCTGATCGGCGAGATCCGAACACCCGAGGCAGCGCAGCAGGCTCTGATTGCGTCGCAGAGCGGCCACCTCGTCCTCACCACAGCTCACGGCGGATCCGTCGAGGAGGCTGTCGAGACGATCATTGGCTTGGCGGAGGTCAGGCTCGGTGAACAGGCGGCGCGCCGCCTGATGGCCGGGAACCTGCTCGCCGCTATCCACCAGTGGATGGGGCACTATGGCCCAAACCTGGAGGTGGTTCAGACCAAGTCTGGCGGGACGCGCGCCCAGGATCCCGTGCGCTCCGGGATCATCGATAATCGCCCCGACGTGCTGCGTCAGAATCTCGTCAAGTTCACTGCGCCGCCGCCGAGAGCAGCGGCAGCTGAATAA
- the dnaQ gene encoding DNA polymerase III subunit epsilon — MNERLIFFDTETTGVNKATDRICEVGLIETVGLVETGNVFHRYINPQQKMPAEAQEIHGLSDEFLADKPIFNEIALDLVDFIGGAKVVAHNASFDVEFILAELRRCGISTVPWSGTVDTLLIARQRFPGSPASLNALLDRFNIDRSSRTLHGALLDSQLLIPVYFKLLGLDQLQLTTEKAEPEQRKIVAAAGALQSWFPRRGVIQPSPEEMEQHRAFIGKLGDEAVWKRWASTVDQGLNA; from the coding sequence ATGAACGAACGGCTGATCTTTTTCGATACCGAGACAACCGGGGTGAATAAGGCGACCGACCGCATCTGCGAGGTCGGTCTCATCGAAACTGTCGGCCTGGTCGAAACCGGGAACGTCTTCCATCGGTATATCAATCCCCAGCAGAAGATGCCCGCTGAGGCCCAGGAAATCCACGGGCTGAGCGACGAGTTCCTGGCCGACAAGCCTATTTTCAACGAGATTGCGCTGGACCTCGTCGACTTCATTGGGGGCGCCAAGGTCGTCGCTCACAACGCCAGCTTCGATGTCGAGTTCATCCTGGCGGAACTGCGTCGCTGCGGAATTAGCACTGTGCCCTGGAGCGGGACCGTGGACACGCTGCTCATTGCGCGGCAGCGTTTTCCGGGAAGCCCAGCGAGCCTGAACGCTCTGCTCGATCGGTTCAACATCGACCGCTCCTCGCGCACGCTTCACGGCGCGCTGCTCGACAGTCAGCTGCTCATCCCCGTCTATTTCAAGCTCCTCGGCCTCGATCAGCTGCAGCTCACAACCGAGAAGGCTGAGCCCGAGCAGCGCAAGATCGTCGCGGCCGCAGGCGCCCTTCAGTCGTGGTTCCCCCGGCGGGGCGTCATCCAGCCTTCGCCGGAGGAGATGGAGCAGCACAGGGCCTTCATCGGAAAGCTCGGCGATGAGGCAGTATGGAAACGGTGGGCGAGCACAGTGGATCAAGGATTGAACGCTTGA
- a CDS encoding RusA family crossover junction endodeoxyribonuclease: MTSRLSLAEARRLGIIKDGDVPRRPAPRANLNAIPAAPRRAHKGGRAKRAAIGADLPFEIRFVIDCEPRTKQRARTQMSSRAILEAFSRARGSYSEFERLLKAVPSRSFTPKETKEYEDLVAQIAKAAMRSMAPVERPVCVEIAFEMEGDPETWPTDVTDPDLDNAKKAILDGCNRIVWKDDRLVCRAVVSKICSRTPRTTVIVTPA; encoded by the coding sequence GTGACCAGCCGCCTTTCTCTCGCTGAAGCCCGCCGGCTGGGCATCATCAAGGATGGCGATGTGCCGCGGCGCCCTGCCCCGCGCGCTAATCTGAACGCCATTCCAGCCGCGCCGCGGCGCGCCCACAAGGGCGGACGCGCCAAGCGAGCAGCGATCGGGGCTGACCTGCCTTTCGAAATCCGCTTCGTCATCGACTGTGAACCGCGCACGAAGCAGCGTGCAAGGACGCAGATGTCGAGCCGTGCGATCCTCGAGGCGTTCAGCCGCGCGAGAGGGTCTTATTCCGAATTCGAACGGCTTCTGAAGGCGGTGCCGAGCCGCAGCTTCACGCCGAAGGAGACGAAGGAATACGAGGATCTCGTGGCTCAGATCGCGAAGGCTGCGATGCGGAGCATGGCGCCCGTCGAGCGACCGGTCTGCGTCGAAATCGCCTTCGAGATGGAAGGCGATCCCGAGACCTGGCCGACCGACGTCACCGATCCGGACCTCGACAATGCCAAGAAGGCGATCCTCGACGGCTGTAACCGCATCGTCTGGAAGGATGACCGCCTAGTTTGCCGTGCGGTGGTCTCGAAAATCTGCTCGCGGACGCCCCGCACGACAGTCATTGTGACGCCGGCCTGA
- a CDS encoding ATP-dependent helicase gives MVAAVDRESVCALDLFSQHESAKSEPALSEDQAAVVNATEASVIVMAGAGTGKTRTLVARVSHLIAKRGVKPEAITIATFTNKAAKEIRERIAHFLDIGSASRIQMGTFHSLAARILRRHHKTAGLPKHFTIIDDDDALRLIKSCVERHFPEGMPGRADKVDRYISALPTVIRRWKCWGLTVAEIEDAERPRRSEEEERLAQFYVAYQFELDRRGVMDFGDLVVRASALLRDHPEVADVEIGGIGHLLVDEAQDANQAQVELARLLASRGACVMVVGDVDQSIYSFQGGYPEAMDHIAGENARIYPLTINRRCTDEILAPAVKLVGWNRRKFPKSLASGTSGERVQHGLYGGEREEAWAVAARLVELARAGQKYDDIAVLVRSAFVIPTIEEGLLKAKIPYELAGGASLVDREEVRDIAAYMRLAVNPWDDLAFQRIVNRPTRQLGPVAEHALVDQHLATGEPFHEVCARIAANPQGRVVPEAVEALKRLSSLLEALHRSHAHAEEDTASILEFVLRPEGVGYEDFAGKAGNRAAKRRVENLNVLRRIANEEPSPPLFLERLVLGGEIAVERSKRGAVTISTMHASKGLEWDHVLCVGVDSAVVPSPRALREPVRGKAGDRWFGPSAGGMEEERRLVHVAFTRARKSLWVSGASIRNGRAVNPSPFFAESGLTIDSFFDPFVDDKPKAGMRGKGFSRSKPIAPVL, from the coding sequence ATGGTCGCGGCAGTGGATAGAGAATCGGTGTGTGCGTTGGATCTTTTCTCACAGCATGAATCAGCGAAGTCGGAGCCGGCCCTTTCGGAGGACCAGGCAGCTGTCGTGAATGCGACCGAGGCGAGCGTTATCGTCATGGCCGGCGCCGGCACGGGCAAGACGAGGACGCTGGTTGCGCGGGTCTCTCATCTGATCGCGAAACGAGGCGTGAAACCCGAGGCGATCACGATCGCGACCTTCACCAACAAGGCGGCGAAAGAGATCCGCGAGCGCATCGCGCATTTCCTGGATATTGGCAGCGCCTCACGCATCCAGATGGGTACATTTCATTCGCTGGCAGCACGGATTCTCAGGCGACATCACAAGACGGCCGGACTACCCAAGCACTTCACCATCATCGACGACGATGACGCGCTGCGGCTGATCAAGAGCTGTGTTGAACGCCATTTCCCGGAGGGCATGCCCGGACGCGCCGACAAAGTTGACCGCTATATCTCCGCGCTGCCGACGGTAATCCGGCGTTGGAAATGCTGGGGCCTGACGGTCGCTGAGATCGAAGATGCCGAACGCCCCCGCCGATCTGAGGAAGAGGAACGGCTGGCCCAGTTCTACGTCGCCTACCAGTTCGAACTCGATCGCCGCGGCGTGATGGACTTTGGTGATCTCGTCGTGCGCGCCTCTGCGCTGTTGCGGGACCATCCGGAAGTCGCTGATGTCGAGATCGGTGGAATTGGTCATCTGCTCGTCGACGAGGCACAGGATGCCAATCAAGCCCAGGTCGAGCTTGCGAGGCTTCTGGCCTCTCGTGGGGCATGCGTCATGGTCGTTGGGGACGTCGACCAGAGCATCTATTCGTTTCAGGGCGGGTATCCCGAGGCGATGGACCACATCGCCGGCGAGAACGCCCGGATCTATCCGCTCACGATCAATCGCCGCTGCACGGACGAGATCCTCGCCCCTGCAGTAAAGCTGGTCGGCTGGAACCGCCGTAAGTTCCCGAAAAGTCTGGCATCAGGGACGTCCGGAGAACGTGTCCAGCACGGCCTTTATGGGGGTGAGCGGGAAGAGGCCTGGGCGGTTGCGGCGCGCCTCGTCGAGCTCGCGAGGGCCGGCCAGAAGTACGATGACATCGCAGTGCTGGTTCGATCGGCCTTCGTGATCCCCACGATCGAGGAGGGCCTCCTCAAGGCCAAGATCCCCTACGAGTTGGCGGGTGGAGCGAGCCTTGTCGATCGCGAGGAGGTTCGCGATATCGCGGCCTACATGCGCTTGGCCGTGAACCCCTGGGACGATCTCGCCTTCCAGCGGATCGTCAACCGGCCGACGCGTCAGCTCGGACCTGTCGCTGAGCACGCGCTCGTCGACCAGCACCTAGCCACCGGAGAGCCGTTCCATGAGGTTTGCGCTCGCATTGCAGCCAACCCGCAGGGACGGGTCGTCCCGGAAGCCGTAGAGGCGCTCAAACGCCTCTCCAGCCTTCTGGAGGCGCTCCACCGCTCCCATGCGCACGCCGAGGAAGACACGGCCAGTATTCTGGAATTCGTGCTTCGCCCTGAGGGGGTCGGCTATGAGGATTTCGCCGGCAAGGCAGGGAATCGGGCTGCAAAGCGCCGGGTCGAGAACCTGAACGTCCTGCGCCGGATCGCCAACGAGGAGCCCTCCCCGCCGCTCTTCCTGGAGAGGCTGGTTCTTGGCGGAGAAATCGCGGTTGAGCGAAGCAAGCGCGGTGCGGTGACGATATCGACCATGCATGCGAGCAAAGGGTTGGAGTGGGACCATGTGCTCTGCGTGGGCGTGGACTCGGCCGTGGTGCCGAGCCCGAGAGCGCTGCGCGAGCCTGTAAGGGGCAAGGCCGGTGATCGTTGGTTCGGGCCGTCCGCAGGCGGAATGGAGGAGGAGCGTAGGCTGGTGCACGTCGCCTTCACGCGTGCCCGCAAATCGCTCTGGGTGTCGGGCGCGTCGATCCGCAATGGCCGGGCGGTGAACCCGTCGCCGTTCTTTGCTGAGAGCGGCCTGACGATCGACAGCTTCTTCGACCCCTTCGTGGACGACAAGCCGAAGGCGGGGATGCGGGGCAAAGGGTTCTCGCGCTCGAAGCCGATTGCTCCGGTTCTGTGA